Proteins from a single region of Puntigrus tetrazona isolate hp1 chromosome 2, ASM1883169v1, whole genome shotgun sequence:
- the mc4r gene encoding melanocortin receptor 4 yields the protein MNTSHHHGLHHSFRNHSQGALPVGKPAQGERGSSSGCYEQLLISTEVFLTLGLVSLLENILVIAAIVKNKNLHSPMYFFICSLAVADLLVSVSNASETVVMALITGGNLTNRESIIKNMDNIFDSMICSSLLASIWSLLAIAVDRYITIFYALRYHNIMTQRRAGTIITCIWTFCTVSGVLFIVYSESTTVLICLISMFFTMLALMASLYVHMFLLARLHMKRIAALPGNGPIWQAANMKGAITITILLGVFVVCWAPFFLHLILMISCPRNPYCICFMSHFNMYLILIMCNSVIDPLIYAFRSQEMRKTFKEICCCWYGLTSLCV from the coding sequence ATGAATACCTCACATCATCATGGACTGCACCATTCATTTCGGAATCACAGCCAGGGAGCTTTACCAGTGGGAAAGCCTGCTCAGGGTGAGAGAGGATCTTCCTCTGGATGCTATGAGCAGCTGCTCATCTCCACAGAGGTGTTCCTCACGCTCGGGCTCGTCAGTCTCCTGGAGAACATTCTGGTGATCGCGGCTATTGTCAAGAACAAGAACCTTCATTCTCCAATGTACTTCTTTATATGCAGTTTAGCCGTAGCGGACTTGTTGGTCAGCGTCTCCAATGCCTCGGAAACGGTAGTGATGGCGCTCATCACGGGAGGCAACTTAACCAATCGCGAGAGCATCATCAAGAACATGGATAACATTTTTGATTCGATGATCTGCAGCTCACTGTTGGCTTCAATTTGGAGTTTGTTGGCCATCGCGGTGGACCGCTACATCACGATCTTCTACGCTTTGCGCTACCACAACATCATGACCCAACGGCGGGCAGGCACCATCATCACCTGCATCTGGACCTTCTGCACGGTCTCTGGTGTGCTCTTTATCGTGTACTCGGAGAGCACCACCGTTCTCATCTGCCTTATCAGCATGTTCTTCACCATGCTGGCGCTTATGGCCTCGCTCTACGTCCACATGTTTCTTTTAGCCCGGCTGCACATGAAGCGCATAGCCGCCCTTCCTGGCAACGGCCCTATCTGGCAGGCGGCAAATATGAAAGGGGCCATCACCATTACTATTCTGTTAGGTGTATTCGTGGTGTGCTGGGCTCCCTTCTTCTTGCATCTCATCCTCATGATCTCCTGCCCCCGGAACCCTTATTGCATCTGCTTCATGTCCCACTTCAACATGTATCTGATCCTCATTATGTGCAACTCGGTCATAGACCCTCTCATCTACGCCTTCAGGAGCCAAGAGATGAGGAAGACCTTCAAGGAGATCTGCTGCTGCTGGTATGGACTGACCTCTCTTTGTGTTTAA